From Sphingomonas bisphenolicum, one genomic window encodes:
- a CDS encoding CFI-box-CTERM domain-containing protein — protein MAQTAELGANNAEALDYYNRVLEIDPTIADAWIGKGRAASWQSTLINFRVSEGLIAFRHAISNAGERREAIIAEVTGELNKIVTALYRMARNHMEEFAALDHTWPSYLNQVAQMLDALEQAEKWDPQNKVILENIVHLTKDNIEGYKYWDSINRVSGVHGITPEYEKTLRGMMEAAVTALRDMDETYVAPAVEKKQADACFVVTATMGDFSHPDVTLLRQFRDEWIVEKPGGRRFVRLYYRIGPGLAAWIEGKPSRRRLAYRLIVRPAVRFAMRMKDPQ, from the coding sequence ATGGCGCAGACAGCGGAGTTGGGGGCAAACAACGCAGAGGCACTGGATTATTACAATCGTGTCCTAGAGATTGATCCTACTATAGCTGATGCTTGGATCGGGAAAGGGCGAGCGGCGTCGTGGCAATCGACCTTAATAAATTTCCGAGTGTCAGAAGGCTTGATTGCGTTTCGACATGCCATTTCCAACGCTGGAGAACGGCGAGAAGCCATTATTGCCGAGGTTACTGGCGAACTGAATAAGATCGTCACAGCCCTCTACCGCATGGCGCGCAACCACATGGAGGAATTTGCGGCGCTTGATCACACGTGGCCTTCTTATCTGAATCAAGTCGCTCAAATGTTAGATGCTTTGGAGCAGGCTGAAAAATGGGACCCTCAAAATAAAGTTATACTAGAAAATATCGTTCACCTTACGAAGGACAATATCGAAGGATACAAATATTGGGATTCTATCAATCGCGTTTCAGGTGTTCATGGAATAACTCCAGAATATGAAAAGACGCTGCGCGGAATGATGGAAGCCGCAGTTACGGCTTTACGTGATATGGACGAGACTTATGTGGCTCCCGCCGTCGAAAAGAAGCAAGCCGATGCCTGTTTCGTTGTTACAGCGACAATGGGAGATTTCAGTCATCCCGACGTAACGCTTCTCCGCCAATTTCGCGATGAGTGGATAGTCGAAAAGCCGGGCGGCCGACGCTTTGTACGATTGTATTATCGAATAGGCCCTGGGTTGGCGGCTTGGATCGAGGGGAAGCCCAGCCGACGACGTCTCGCGTATAGGCTTATTGTCAGACCGGCGGTCCGCTTTGCCATGCGTATGAAGGATCCTCAATAA
- a CDS encoding GrlR family regulatory protein: MSLPTGLYKIAFTSTYGTDFGVLVLQEGGKLRGGDSGNAYVGTYEEDGEVLTMQVSVTQHRPIPGVVSVIGFNNVVVEMAGRANDGALRMRGTSKQVPGVRFEARLTHIAD, translated from the coding sequence ATGTCCCTCCCCACCGGCCTGTACAAGATAGCCTTCACCTCCACCTACGGCACCGACTTTGGCGTGCTGGTCCTACAGGAGGGCGGCAAGCTGCGCGGCGGCGACAGCGGCAACGCTTATGTCGGCACCTACGAGGAGGACGGCGAGGTGCTGACCATGCAGGTCAGTGTGACGCAACATCGCCCAATCCCCGGCGTGGTGAGCGTCATCGGATTTAATAACGTGGTCGTAGAGATGGCGGGCAGGGCCAACGACGGGGCGCTACGGATGCGCGGCACGTCAAAGCAGGTGCCGGGCGTTCGGTTCGAGGCGCGGTTGACGCATATAGCTGATTGA
- a CDS encoding excalibur calcium-binding domain-containing protein, protein MLPLRRSGLAAIGAAIVAHLLSAPCAFGHPGGLNAEGCHNDRKNGGYHCHRTSSSGAPAPRRQAGTGSGGGAFANCSAARAAGAAPVRVGDPGYGRHLDRDGDGIGCE, encoded by the coding sequence ATGTTGCCGCTTCGACGTTCTGGACTAGCGGCAATCGGAGCTGCAATTGTGGCACACTTACTTTCCGCGCCTTGCGCCTTTGGCCATCCAGGAGGCCTGAACGCTGAAGGCTGTCATAACGACCGGAAAAATGGCGGATACCATTGCCACCGAACGAGTTCCAGCGGCGCTCCCGCTCCCAGGCGGCAAGCCGGCACGGGCAGCGGCGGCGGAGCGTTCGCAAACTGTTCCGCCGCAAGGGCTGCGGGTGCCGCGCCGGTACGGGTAGGCGATCCTGGGTACGGGCGGCACTTGGATCGCGACGGTGACGGGATTGGGTGCGAGTAA